A region from the Methylocystis iwaonis genome encodes:
- the argF gene encoding ornithine carbamoyltransferase produces MTAHTMTRPRHFLDICDLPGPELRQILELAKTLKAKRVKGVPPVERPLAGKYLAMVFDKPSTRTRVSFDIAMRDLGGETIMLTGGEMQLGRGETIADTARVLSRFVDAVMIRILSHEDLTELARHASVPVINGLTKLSHPCQIMADLLTFEERLGRIDGSTVAWVGDSNNVLASWVHAAARFGFTINVATPPELAPPQALLDWAKANGCAMNVTADAYAAVAGAQAVITDCWVSMGDEDEDFRRRVLAPYQVDAKLMRAAAKDAIFMHCLPAHRGEEVTDEVMDGPQSVVFDEAENRLHAQKGVLAWCLAPGIY; encoded by the coding sequence ATGACCGCGCACACCATGACGCGGCCGCGTCATTTTCTGGATATCTGCGATCTTCCCGGCCCAGAGCTGCGCCAGATCCTCGAGCTTGCCAAAACCCTCAAAGCCAAGCGCGTGAAGGGCGTGCCGCCCGTAGAGCGCCCGCTCGCCGGCAAATATCTGGCGATGGTTTTCGACAAGCCGTCGACGCGCACGCGCGTCTCGTTCGATATCGCCATGCGCGATCTCGGCGGCGAGACGATCATGCTCACCGGCGGCGAGATGCAGCTCGGCCGCGGCGAGACCATCGCCGATACGGCGCGCGTGCTGTCGCGCTTCGTCGATGCGGTGATGATCCGCATTTTGTCGCATGAAGATTTGACCGAGCTTGCCCGCCACGCGAGCGTGCCAGTCATCAACGGGCTGACCAAGCTCTCGCATCCCTGCCAGATCATGGCCGATCTGCTGACCTTCGAGGAGCGCCTCGGCCGCATCGACGGCAGCACGGTCGCCTGGGTCGGCGACTCGAACAATGTGCTGGCGAGCTGGGTGCACGCCGCCGCGCGCTTCGGCTTTACCATCAATGTCGCGACCCCGCCCGAGCTCGCGCCGCCGCAAGCCCTCCTCGATTGGGCCAAGGCCAATGGCTGCGCGATGAACGTCACGGCCGACGCTTACGCTGCGGTCGCCGGCGCGCAGGCCGTCATCACGGATTGCTGGGTCTCCATGGGCGATGAAGACGAGGACTTCCGTCGCAGGGTTCTTGCGCCATATCAGGTCGACGCCAAACTCATGCGCGCCGCCGCCAAGGACGCCATCTTCATGCATTGTCTGCCGGCCCATCGCGGCGAGGAAGTGACAGACGAGGTCATGGACGGACCGCAATCGGTTGTTTTCGACGAGGCCGAGAACCGCCTCCACGCCCAGAAGGGCGTGCTCGCCTGGTGCCTCGCGCCGGGAATTTATTGA